A single genomic interval of uncultured Pseudodesulfovibrio sp. harbors:
- a CDS encoding RNA methyltransferase — protein MQNNNRGKKDGKTYVVGNKPVMELLRDDPSRVDFVAFRKGKHDKHLEEVLALCKAQNVPFKSVSTKDLDFMYRGNHQGIAARCAALSYTPLETMLETAPDAPLPLIIALDQVQDTGNVGVLARTLYALGGAGLIVCQHHGAYLGAGAVRSSAGALNKLPVAKVGNMANAIKDAVNYDYTVYCARAGQNSLDAYTADLETPAVLILGNEEKGIRPGVAKFSHHSIQIPFLREFDSLNVAQAGAILVSEFAKRL, from the coding sequence GCAGAACAACAACCGGGGCAAAAAAGACGGAAAAACCTATGTCGTCGGCAACAAGCCGGTCATGGAACTCCTCAGGGACGACCCTTCACGAGTGGACTTCGTCGCGTTCAGAAAAGGGAAGCACGACAAACACCTCGAAGAAGTGCTGGCCCTGTGCAAGGCCCAGAACGTCCCGTTCAAGTCCGTTTCCACCAAGGACCTCGACTTCATGTACCGGGGCAATCATCAGGGCATTGCCGCACGATGCGCCGCCCTGTCCTACACCCCGCTGGAGACCATGCTCGAGACCGCGCCCGACGCACCCCTGCCGCTCATCATCGCGCTCGACCAGGTGCAGGACACCGGTAATGTCGGCGTGCTCGCCCGCACCCTCTACGCCCTCGGCGGCGCAGGCCTGATCGTCTGCCAGCACCACGGCGCTTACCTCGGCGCAGGAGCCGTCCGCTCCAGCGCGGGCGCGCTCAACAAGCTGCCGGTAGCCAAGGTCGGCAACATGGCCAACGCCATCAAGGACGCCGTGAACTATGACTATACAGTATACTGCGCCCGCGCCGGCCAGAACTCGCTCGACGCCTACACAGCGGACCTCGAGACCCCGGCGGTGCTCATCCTCGGCAACGAGGAAAAAGGCATTCGTCCCGGCGTCGCCAAGTTCTCCCACCACAGCATCCAGATTCCCTTCCTGCGCGAATTCGATTCCCTCAACGTGGCACAGGCCGGAGCCATTCTCGTCTCGGAGTTCGCGAAGCGGCTGTAA